The Mustela erminea isolate mMusErm1 chromosome 18, mMusErm1.Pri, whole genome shotgun sequence genome has a window encoding:
- the NEURL4 gene encoding neuralized-like protein 4 isoform X5 has product MAAGSGGSGGSGGGPGPGPGGGGGPGGSGAGPGSGGGLGSGGELHPRTGRLVSLSACGRTARRQQPGQEFNHGLVLSREPLRDGRVFTVRIDRKVNSWSGSIEIGVTALDPSVLDFPSSATGLKGGSWVVSGCSVLRDGRSVLEEYGQDLDQLGEGDRVGVERTAAGELRLWVNGRDCGVAATGLPARVWAVVDLYGKCTQITVLPPEPGFSPPTPIPAPPLEPSTPPEDSALTEQGTSGDEAFMVSPAQARPETFPNSLESHNDFASMELSEVVGNAILSAYNGGLLNVNLSSPPAGEGLGSGGAATSPVLTSNDALLFHEKCGTLIKLSNNNKTAERRRPLDEFNNGVVMTNRPLRDNEMFEIRIDKLVDKWSGSIEIGVTTHNPNNLEYPATMTNLQSGTIMMSGCGILTNGKGTRREYCEFSLDELQEGDHIGLTRKSNSALHFFINGIDQGVATPLTPPVVYGVVDLYGMAVKVTIVHNNNHSDRLRRNNAILRALSPEGALRRAAPTAQAEPERLLFHPNCGQKAAITHEGRTALRPHATDDFNHGVVLSSRALRDGEVFQVRIDKMVDKWAGSIEIGVTTHNPAYLQLPSTMTNLRSGTWMMTGNGVMHNGTTILDEYGHNLDRLKPPFFQGRGHGGRGAAGGWDSALLCQRDDSGPCSLERAPGCLRCRGPVWPGGPGHHCGRQVPPVPEPLPEGNNQVSPSSPSSGAGGSDLRFHQLHGSNAVITNGGRTALRHNCRSEFNDAIVISNRALRDGELFEIVIQKMVDRWSGSIEAGVTAIRPEDLEFPNTMTDIDYDTWMLSGTAIMQDGNTMRNNYGCDLDALGTGARIGMMRTAKGDLHYFINGQDQGAACSGLPPGKDVYAVVDLYGQCVQVSITNATGPMDNSLATSNTATEKSFPLHSPVAGVAHRFHSSCGKNVTLEEDGTRAVRAAGYAHGLVFSTKELKTEEVFEVKVEELDEKWAGSLRLGLTTLAPGETGPGAAGGPGLPPSLPELRSKTTWMVTSCEVRRDGQLQRMNYGRNLERLGVGSRVGIRRGADDTMHILVDGEDMGPAATGIAKNVWAVLDLYGPVRSVSVVSSTRLEEPEGTQPPSPSSDTGSEGEEDGDGEEHGLQGQNQVVVMPMALEFLENHGKNILLSNGNRTATRVASYNQGVVVIGQPLVPQLLVQVRIDSLNRQWTSSLVLGVITCPPERLNFPASACGLKRAAWLLRGRGIFHNGLKICEKFGPNLDTCPEGTILGLRLDGSGGLHLHVNGIDQGVAVPDVPQPCHALVDLYGQCEQVTIVSPEPGATSGKSAGTQGDMEKADMVDGIKESVCWGPLPATGPLKSCEYHALCSRFQELLVLPEDYFIPPPKRSLCYCESCRKLRGDEAHRRRGEPPREYALPFGWCRFNLRVNPRLEAGTLTKKWHMAYHGSNVAAVRRVLDRGELGAGTASILSCRPLKGEPGVGFEEPGENCAPPREEQPPPVLLSPSLQYAGAETLASKVQFRDPKSQRTHQAQVAFQVCVRPGSYTPGPPSAALRDPPDPHFSPAELEWVTKEKGATLLYALLVRVE; this is encoded by the exons ATGGCGGCGGGGTCGGGTGGGAGTGGGGGCTCTGGGGGAGGCCCCGGGCCggggccgggtgggggtgggggccccgGCGGGAGCGGCGCAGGGCCGGGGTCCGGCGGGGGTCTGGGCAGCGGCGGGGAGCTGCACCCGCGCACTGGGCGCCTGGTGAGCCTGTCGGCCTGTGGGCGTACAGCGCGGCGGCAGCAGCCGGGCCAGGAGTTTAACCACGGGCTGGTGTTGAGCCGGGAGCCCTTGCGCGATGGACGCGTCTTCACCGTCCGCATCGACCGCAAG GTCAACTCCTGGAGTGGCTCCATCGAGATTGGGGTGACGGCACTGGACCCCAGCGTGCTGGACTTCCCGAGCAGTGCCACAGGGCTGAAGGGGGGCTCATGGGTGGTGTCAGGCTGCTCTGTGTTGAGGGACGGACGTTCTGTGCTGGAGGAGTATGGGCAGGACCTGGACCAGCTTGGGGAAGGGGACCGTGTGGGCGTGGAGCGCACAGCTGCTGGGGAGCTGCGGCTCTGGGTGAACGGGCGGGATTGCGGGGTGGCCGCCACGGGCCTTCCCGCTCGTGTCTGGGCCGTCGTGGACCTTTATGGCAAGTGCACCCAGATCACCGTGCTGCCCCCTGAGCCAGGTTTCAGCCCCCCTACTCCCATCCCCGCACCTCCCCTCGAGCCTTCCACACCCCCCGAAGATTCCGCCTTGACGGAACAGGGGACCTCCGGGGATGAAG CCTTCATGGTGTCCCCAGCGCAGGCCCGGCCGGAGACGTTTCCTAACAGCCTTGAGTCGCATAATG ACTTTGCCAGCATGGAGCTCTCCGAGGTGGTGGGCAACGCCATCCTGTCTGCCTACAACGGGGGGCTCCTAAATGTGAACCTGAGCTCCCCGCCGGCAGGGGAAGGACTGGGGTCTGGCGGTGCCGCCACCTCGCCCGTCCTCACTTCCAACGATGCCCTGCTCTTTCACGAGAAGTGCGGGACGCTCATCAAACTAAGCAACAACAATAAGACCGCCGAGCGTCGCCGGCCCCTGGATGAGTTCAACAATGGGGTGGTCATGACCAACCGTCCCCTGCGGGACAACGAGATGTTCGAG ATTCGCATCGACAAGCTCGTAGACAAGTGGTCGGGCTCCATTGAGATTGGTGTCACCACCCACAACCCCAACAACCTTGAGTACCCAGCTACCATGACCAACCTGCAGTCAG GCACCATCATGATGAGCGGCTGCGGGATCTTGACCAACGGCAAGGGCACTCGCCGGGAGTACTGTGAGTTCAGTCTGGATGAGCTGCAG GAAGGTGACCACATTGGCCTCACGAGGAAGTCCAACTCTGCCCTACACTTCTTCATTAACGGCATTGACCAGG GCGTGGCTACCCCACTGACGCCCCCAGTGGTGTATGGTGTGGTGGACTTGTACGGGATGGCCGTGAAGGTGACCATCGTCCATAACAACAACCACAGCGACCGCCTCCGCCGGAACAATGCCATCCTGCGGGCACTGTCTCCAGAGGGTGCCCTCCGCCGCGCCGCCCCCACCGCCCAGGCTGAGCCCGAGCGCCTGCTTTTCCACCCCAACTGCGGGCAGAAGGCAGCTATCACCCACGAGGGACGCACTGCCCTGAGGCCCCA TGCCACCGATGACTTCAACCACGGCGTGGTGCTGAGCAGTCGGGCCCTGCGGGACGGAGAGGTGTTCCAGGTGCGCATAGACAAGATGGTGGACAAGTGGGCTGGCTCCATTGAGATTGGGGTCACCACCCACAACCCCGCCTACCTCCAGCTGCCCTCCACCATGACCAACCTGCGCTCTG GGACGTGGATGATGACCGGGAACGGGGTGATGCACAACGGGACGACCATCTTAGACGAATATGGGCACAACCTGGACCGCCTCAAG CCCCCCTTCTTCCAAGGCAGGGGACACGGTGGGCGTGGTGCGGCGGGAGGATGGGACTCTGCACTTCTTTGTCAACGGGATGACTCAGGGCCCTGCAGCCTGGAACGTGCCCCCGGGTGTCTACGCTGTCGTGGACCTGTATGGCCAGGCGGCCCAGGCCACCATTGTGGACGAC AGGTGCCCCCCGTGCCTGAGCCGCTCCCTGAAGGGAACAACCAGGTGTCCCCCAGCTCCCCATCATCAGGCGCCGGGGGCTCCGACCTTCGCTTCCACCAGCTGCACGGCAGTAACGCCGTCATCACCAATGGGGGCCGCACAGCGCTCCGCCACAACTGCCGCAGCGAGTTCAACGATGCCATTGTCATCTCCAACCG GGCCCTGCGGGACGGAGAGCTGTTCGAGATTGTCATTCAGAAGATGGTGGACCGCTGGTCAGGCTCCATTGAGGCTG GGGTGACTGCTATTCGGCCGGAGGACCTTgagtttcccaacaccatgacAGACATCGACTACGACACCTGGATGCTGAG CGGCACGGCCATCATGCAGGACGGGAACACCATGCGCAACAACTACGGCTGCGACTTGGACGCGCTGGGCACAGGCGCGCGCATCGGCATGATGCGCACGGCCAAGGGTGACCTGCACTACTTCATCAATGGCCAGGACCAGGGCGCCGCCTGCTCAGGCTTGCCCCCGGGTAAAG ACGTGTACGCAGTGGTGGATCTCTATGGCCAGTGTGTCCAGGTGTCCATCACCAACGCCACCGGCCCCATGGACAACAGCCTGGCGACCAGCAACACCGCCACCGAGAAGTCCTTCCCCCTGCACTCCCCAG TGGCCGGTGTGGCTCACCGCTTCCACAGCTCTTGTGGCAAGAATGTCACTCTGGAGGAGGACGGCACGAGGGCGGTGCGCGCGGCCGGCTACGCTCACGGCCTCGTCTTCAGCACCAAGGAGCTCAAGACGGAGGAGGTCTTCGAG GTGAAGGTGGAGGAGCTGGATGAGAAGTGGGCGGGCTCCCTCCGCCTGGGGCTGACCACACTAGCGCCCGGGGAGACAGGGCCTGGCGCAGCCGGCGGCCCGGggctgcctccctctctgcctgagcTGCGGTCAAAGACCACCTGGATGGTGACCAGCTGTGAAGTGAGGCGCGACGGGCAGCTCCAGAGGATGAACTATGGCCGGAACCTCGAGAGGCTGGGG GTGGGGAGCCGCGTGGGCATCCGTCGGGGTGCCGATGACACGATGCACATCCTGGTGGACGGAGAGGACATGGGGCCCGCGGCCACTGGCATCGCTAAG AACGTGTGGGCCGTGCTGGATCTCTACGGGCCGGTACGGAGCGTGTCTGTTGTGAGCTCCACGCGGCTGGAGGAGCCAGAGGGCACCCAGCCGCCTTCTCCCAGTTCGGACACTGGCAGCGAGGGCGAGGAGGACGGCGACGGGGAGGAGCACGGCCTGCAG GGCCAGAATCAAGTGGTCGTTATGCCCATGGCCCTTGAGTTCTTGGAAAACCACGGGAAGAACATCCTCCTGTCCAATGGGAACCGCACGGCCACGCGGGTGGCCAGCTACAACCAGGGCGTTGTCGTCATCGGCCAGCCCCTGGTGCCCCAGCTGTTGGTCCAG GTGCGGATAGACTCCCTGAACCGACAGTGGACATCTTCGCTGGTCCTGGGCGTCATCACGTGCCCGCCGGAGAGGCTCAACTTCCCCGCGTCAGCCTGCGGCCTCAAGCGGGCGGCCTGGCTGCTGCGGGGCCGTGGCATCTTCCACAACGGTCTCAAG atcTGTGAGAAGTTCGGGCCCAATCTGGACACGTGTCCTGAGGGCACCATCCTGGGCCTGCGGCTGGATGGCTCTGGAGGGCTGCACCTGCACGTGAACGGGATAGACCAGGGCGTGGCTGTGCCAGACGTGCCCCAGCCCTGCCACGCGCTTGTGGATCTCTACGGGCAGTGTGAGCAG GTGACAATCGTGAGTCCGGAGCCGGGAGCTACCAGTGGGAAGAGTGCTGGTACCCAGGGAGACATGGAGAAAGCAGACATGGTGGACG GCATCAAGGAGAGTGTGTGCTGGGGCCCTCTGCCCGCCACCGGCCCTCTGAAGAGCTGCGAGTACCATGCCCTTTGCTCCCGCTTCCAAGAACTGCTAGTGCTTCCTG aGGATTATTTCATCCCTCCTCCGAAGCGGAGCCTGTGCTACTGTGAGTCTTGCCGGAAGCTTCGAGGGGACGAGGCCCACAGGCGCCGTGGGGAGCCCCCCCGGGAGTACGCGCTGCCCTTTGGCTGGTGCAGGTTCAACCTCAG GGTGAATCCGCGCTTGGAAGCTGGGACGCTGACCAAGAAGTGGCACATGGCATATCATGGGAGCAACGTGGCAGCGGTCAGGAGGGTGCTGGACCGAGGGGAGCTGGGAGCAG GCACCGCCTCCATCCTGAGCTGCCGGCCCTTGAAAGGCGAGCCCGGGGTAGGGTTTGAGGAGCCTGGGGAGAACTGCGCGCCCCCACGGGAGGAGCAGCCCCCTCCGGTgctgctttccccctccctccagtaTGCTGGGGCCGAGACCCTGGCATCCAAAGTGCA ATTCCGGGACCCCAAGTCCCAGCGTACGCACCAGGCCCAGGTGGCGTTCCAGGTGTGCGTGCGCCCCGGCTCCTACACTCCCGGGCCCCCTTCGGCCGCCCTCCGAGATCCTCCCGACCCGCACTTCAGCCCCGCCGAACTCGAGTGGGTGACCAAGGAGAAGGGGGCCACGCTCCTGTATGCCCTGCTGGTGCGGGTGGAGTGA
- the NEURL4 gene encoding neuralized-like protein 4 isoform X6 produces the protein MAAGSGGSGGSGGGPGPGPGGGGGPGGSGAGPGSGGGLGSGGELHPRTGRLVSLSACGRTARRQQPGQEFNHGLVLSREPLRDGRVFTVRIDRKVNSWSGSIEIGVTALDPSVLDFPSSATGLKGGSWVVSGCSVLRDGRSVLEEYGQDLDQLGEGDRVGVERTAAGELRLWVNGRDCGVAATGLPARVWAVVDLYGKCTQITVLPPEPGFSPPTPIPAPPLEPSTPPEDSALTEQGTSGDEAFMVSPAQARPETFPNSLESHNDFASMELSEVVGNAILSAYNGGLLNVNLSSPPAGEGLGSGGAATSPVLTSNDALLFHEKCGTLIKLSNNNKTAERRRPLDEFNNGVVMTNRPLRDNEMFEIRIDKLVDKWSGSIEIGVTTHNPNNLEYPATMTNLQSGTIMMSGCGILTNGKGTRREYCEFSLDELQEGDHIGLTRKSNSALHFFINGIDQGVATPLTPPVVYGVVDLYGMAVKVTIVHNNNHSDRLRRNNAILRALSPEGALRRAAPTAQAEPERLLFHPNCGQKAAITHEGRTALRPHATDDFNHGVVLSSRALRDGEVFQVRIDKMVDKWAGSIEIGVTTHNPAYLQLPSTMTNLRSGTWMMTGNGVMHNGTTILDEYGHNLDRLKAGDTVGVVRREDGTLHFFVNGMTQGPAAWNVPPGVYAVVDLYGQAAQATIVDDVEVPPVPEPLPEGNNQVSPSSPSSGAGGSDLRFHQLHGSNAVITNGGRTALRHNCRSEFNDAIVISNRALRDGELFEIVIQKMVDRWSGSIEAGVTAIRPEDLEFPNTMTDIDYDTWMLSGTAIMQDGNTMRNNYGCDLDALGTGARIGMMRTAKGDLHYFINGQDQGAACSGLPPGKDVYAVVDLYGQCVQVSITNATGPMDNSLATSNTATEKSFPLHSPVAGVAHRFHSSCGKNVTLEEDGTRAVRAAGYAHGLVFSTKELKTEEVFEVKVEELDEKWAGSLRLGLTTLAPGETGPGAAGGPGLPPSLPELRSKTTWMVTSCEVRRDGQLQRMNYGRNLERLGVGSRVGIRRGADDTMHILVDGEDMGPAATGIAKNVWAVLDLYGPVRSVSVVSSTRLEEPEGTQPPSPSSDTGSEGEEDGDGEEHGLQGQNQVVVMPMALEFLENHGKNILLSNGNRTATRVASYNQGVVVIGQPLVPQLLVQVRIDSLNRQWTSSLVLGVITCPPERLNFPASACGLKRAAWLLRGRGIFHNGLKICEKFGPNLDTCPEGTILGLRLDGSGGLHLHVNGIDQGVAVPDVPQPCHALVDLYGQCEQVTIVSPEPGATSGKSAGTQGDMEKADMVDGIKESVCWGPLPATGPLKSCEYHALCSRFQELLVLPEDYFIPPPKRSLCYCESCRKLRGDEAHRRRGEPPREYALPFGWCRFNLRVNPRLEAGTLTKKWHMAYHGSNVAAVRRVLDRGELGAGTASILSCRPLKGEPGVGFEEPGENCAPPREEQPPPVLLSPSLQYAGAETLASKVQFRDPKSQRTHQAQVAFQVCVRPGSYTPGPPSAALRDPPDPHFSPAELEWVTKEKGATLLYALLVRVE, from the exons ATGGCGGCGGGGTCGGGTGGGAGTGGGGGCTCTGGGGGAGGCCCCGGGCCggggccgggtgggggtgggggccccgGCGGGAGCGGCGCAGGGCCGGGGTCCGGCGGGGGTCTGGGCAGCGGCGGGGAGCTGCACCCGCGCACTGGGCGCCTGGTGAGCCTGTCGGCCTGTGGGCGTACAGCGCGGCGGCAGCAGCCGGGCCAGGAGTTTAACCACGGGCTGGTGTTGAGCCGGGAGCCCTTGCGCGATGGACGCGTCTTCACCGTCCGCATCGACCGCAAG GTCAACTCCTGGAGTGGCTCCATCGAGATTGGGGTGACGGCACTGGACCCCAGCGTGCTGGACTTCCCGAGCAGTGCCACAGGGCTGAAGGGGGGCTCATGGGTGGTGTCAGGCTGCTCTGTGTTGAGGGACGGACGTTCTGTGCTGGAGGAGTATGGGCAGGACCTGGACCAGCTTGGGGAAGGGGACCGTGTGGGCGTGGAGCGCACAGCTGCTGGGGAGCTGCGGCTCTGGGTGAACGGGCGGGATTGCGGGGTGGCCGCCACGGGCCTTCCCGCTCGTGTCTGGGCCGTCGTGGACCTTTATGGCAAGTGCACCCAGATCACCGTGCTGCCCCCTGAGCCAGGTTTCAGCCCCCCTACTCCCATCCCCGCACCTCCCCTCGAGCCTTCCACACCCCCCGAAGATTCCGCCTTGACGGAACAGGGGACCTCCGGGGATGAAG CCTTCATGGTGTCCCCAGCGCAGGCCCGGCCGGAGACGTTTCCTAACAGCCTTGAGTCGCATAATG ACTTTGCCAGCATGGAGCTCTCCGAGGTGGTGGGCAACGCCATCCTGTCTGCCTACAACGGGGGGCTCCTAAATGTGAACCTGAGCTCCCCGCCGGCAGGGGAAGGACTGGGGTCTGGCGGTGCCGCCACCTCGCCCGTCCTCACTTCCAACGATGCCCTGCTCTTTCACGAGAAGTGCGGGACGCTCATCAAACTAAGCAACAACAATAAGACCGCCGAGCGTCGCCGGCCCCTGGATGAGTTCAACAATGGGGTGGTCATGACCAACCGTCCCCTGCGGGACAACGAGATGTTCGAG ATTCGCATCGACAAGCTCGTAGACAAGTGGTCGGGCTCCATTGAGATTGGTGTCACCACCCACAACCCCAACAACCTTGAGTACCCAGCTACCATGACCAACCTGCAGTCAG GCACCATCATGATGAGCGGCTGCGGGATCTTGACCAACGGCAAGGGCACTCGCCGGGAGTACTGTGAGTTCAGTCTGGATGAGCTGCAG GAAGGTGACCACATTGGCCTCACGAGGAAGTCCAACTCTGCCCTACACTTCTTCATTAACGGCATTGACCAGG GCGTGGCTACCCCACTGACGCCCCCAGTGGTGTATGGTGTGGTGGACTTGTACGGGATGGCCGTGAAGGTGACCATCGTCCATAACAACAACCACAGCGACCGCCTCCGCCGGAACAATGCCATCCTGCGGGCACTGTCTCCAGAGGGTGCCCTCCGCCGCGCCGCCCCCACCGCCCAGGCTGAGCCCGAGCGCCTGCTTTTCCACCCCAACTGCGGGCAGAAGGCAGCTATCACCCACGAGGGACGCACTGCCCTGAGGCCCCA TGCCACCGATGACTTCAACCACGGCGTGGTGCTGAGCAGTCGGGCCCTGCGGGACGGAGAGGTGTTCCAGGTGCGCATAGACAAGATGGTGGACAAGTGGGCTGGCTCCATTGAGATTGGGGTCACCACCCACAACCCCGCCTACCTCCAGCTGCCCTCCACCATGACCAACCTGCGCTCTG GGACGTGGATGATGACCGGGAACGGGGTGATGCACAACGGGACGACCATCTTAGACGAATATGGGCACAACCTGGACCGCCTCAAG GCAGGGGACACGGTGGGCGTGGTGCGGCGGGAGGATGGGACTCTGCACTTCTTTGTCAACGGGATGACTCAGGGCCCTGCAGCCTGGAACGTGCCCCCGGGTGTCTACGCTGTCGTGGACCTGTATGGCCAGGCGGCCCAGGCCACCATTGTGGACGACGTGG AGGTGCCCCCCGTGCCTGAGCCGCTCCCTGAAGGGAACAACCAGGTGTCCCCCAGCTCCCCATCATCAGGCGCCGGGGGCTCCGACCTTCGCTTCCACCAGCTGCACGGCAGTAACGCCGTCATCACCAATGGGGGCCGCACAGCGCTCCGCCACAACTGCCGCAGCGAGTTCAACGATGCCATTGTCATCTCCAACCG GGCCCTGCGGGACGGAGAGCTGTTCGAGATTGTCATTCAGAAGATGGTGGACCGCTGGTCAGGCTCCATTGAGGCTG GGGTGACTGCTATTCGGCCGGAGGACCTTgagtttcccaacaccatgacAGACATCGACTACGACACCTGGATGCTGAG CGGCACGGCCATCATGCAGGACGGGAACACCATGCGCAACAACTACGGCTGCGACTTGGACGCGCTGGGCACAGGCGCGCGCATCGGCATGATGCGCACGGCCAAGGGTGACCTGCACTACTTCATCAATGGCCAGGACCAGGGCGCCGCCTGCTCAGGCTTGCCCCCGGGTAAAG ACGTGTACGCAGTGGTGGATCTCTATGGCCAGTGTGTCCAGGTGTCCATCACCAACGCCACCGGCCCCATGGACAACAGCCTGGCGACCAGCAACACCGCCACCGAGAAGTCCTTCCCCCTGCACTCCCCAG TGGCCGGTGTGGCTCACCGCTTCCACAGCTCTTGTGGCAAGAATGTCACTCTGGAGGAGGACGGCACGAGGGCGGTGCGCGCGGCCGGCTACGCTCACGGCCTCGTCTTCAGCACCAAGGAGCTCAAGACGGAGGAGGTCTTCGAG GTGAAGGTGGAGGAGCTGGATGAGAAGTGGGCGGGCTCCCTCCGCCTGGGGCTGACCACACTAGCGCCCGGGGAGACAGGGCCTGGCGCAGCCGGCGGCCCGGggctgcctccctctctgcctgagcTGCGGTCAAAGACCACCTGGATGGTGACCAGCTGTGAAGTGAGGCGCGACGGGCAGCTCCAGAGGATGAACTATGGCCGGAACCTCGAGAGGCTGGGG GTGGGGAGCCGCGTGGGCATCCGTCGGGGTGCCGATGACACGATGCACATCCTGGTGGACGGAGAGGACATGGGGCCCGCGGCCACTGGCATCGCTAAG AACGTGTGGGCCGTGCTGGATCTCTACGGGCCGGTACGGAGCGTGTCTGTTGTGAGCTCCACGCGGCTGGAGGAGCCAGAGGGCACCCAGCCGCCTTCTCCCAGTTCGGACACTGGCAGCGAGGGCGAGGAGGACGGCGACGGGGAGGAGCACGGCCTGCAG GGCCAGAATCAAGTGGTCGTTATGCCCATGGCCCTTGAGTTCTTGGAAAACCACGGGAAGAACATCCTCCTGTCCAATGGGAACCGCACGGCCACGCGGGTGGCCAGCTACAACCAGGGCGTTGTCGTCATCGGCCAGCCCCTGGTGCCCCAGCTGTTGGTCCAG GTGCGGATAGACTCCCTGAACCGACAGTGGACATCTTCGCTGGTCCTGGGCGTCATCACGTGCCCGCCGGAGAGGCTCAACTTCCCCGCGTCAGCCTGCGGCCTCAAGCGGGCGGCCTGGCTGCTGCGGGGCCGTGGCATCTTCCACAACGGTCTCAAG atcTGTGAGAAGTTCGGGCCCAATCTGGACACGTGTCCTGAGGGCACCATCCTGGGCCTGCGGCTGGATGGCTCTGGAGGGCTGCACCTGCACGTGAACGGGATAGACCAGGGCGTGGCTGTGCCAGACGTGCCCCAGCCCTGCCACGCGCTTGTGGATCTCTACGGGCAGTGTGAGCAG GTGACAATCGTGAGTCCGGAGCCGGGAGCTACCAGTGGGAAGAGTGCTGGTACCCAGGGAGACATGGAGAAAGCAGACATGGTGGACG GCATCAAGGAGAGTGTGTGCTGGGGCCCTCTGCCCGCCACCGGCCCTCTGAAGAGCTGCGAGTACCATGCCCTTTGCTCCCGCTTCCAAGAACTGCTAGTGCTTCCTG aGGATTATTTCATCCCTCCTCCGAAGCGGAGCCTGTGCTACTGTGAGTCTTGCCGGAAGCTTCGAGGGGACGAGGCCCACAGGCGCCGTGGGGAGCCCCCCCGGGAGTACGCGCTGCCCTTTGGCTGGTGCAGGTTCAACCTCAG GGTGAATCCGCGCTTGGAAGCTGGGACGCTGACCAAGAAGTGGCACATGGCATATCATGGGAGCAACGTGGCAGCGGTCAGGAGGGTGCTGGACCGAGGGGAGCTGGGAGCAG GCACCGCCTCCATCCTGAGCTGCCGGCCCTTGAAAGGCGAGCCCGGGGTAGGGTTTGAGGAGCCTGGGGAGAACTGCGCGCCCCCACGGGAGGAGCAGCCCCCTCCGGTgctgctttccccctccctccagtaTGCTGGGGCCGAGACCCTGGCATCCAAAGTGCA ATTCCGGGACCCCAAGTCCCAGCGTACGCACCAGGCCCAGGTGGCGTTCCAGGTGTGCGTGCGCCCCGGCTCCTACACTCCCGGGCCCCCTTCGGCCGCCCTCCGAGATCCTCCCGACCCGCACTTCAGCCCCGCCGAACTCGAGTGGGTGACCAAGGAGAAGGGGGCCACGCTCCTGTATGCCCTGCTGGTGCGGGTGGAGTGA